Proteins encoded together in one Amblyomma americanum isolate KBUSLIRL-KWMA chromosome 1, ASM5285725v1, whole genome shotgun sequence window:
- the LOC144116086 gene encoding zinc finger protein hangover-like, giving the protein MGHCKRRLPGKMGKIPKSGSALRLDAEDLALLSPHRCPLCGRCYKRRRQMVAHLRKAHKQPESLRCSRCGCQFASSGTLSAHRTRIHGDDRSRRRRWKNEPTNRPS; this is encoded by the exons ATGGGTCACTGCAAGCGACGACTGCCAGGGAAGATGG GCAAGATCCCCAAGAGCGGGTCTGCGCTTCGCCTCGACGCCGAAGACCTGGCGCTGCTCAGTCCCCATCGCTGCCCCCTCTGCGGCAGGTGCTACAAGCGCCGTCGCCAGATGGTCGCCCACCTGAGGAAGGCGCACAAGCAGCCCGAGTCTCTGCGCTGCAGCCGCTGTGGCTGCCAGTTCGCTTCGTCGGGGACCCTGTCAGCCCACCGCACGCGCATCCACGGCGACGACCGCTCCCGGAGACGTCGCTGGAAGAACGAGCCGACCAACCGACCCTCGTAG